One genomic window of Candidatus Methylomirabilota bacterium includes the following:
- a CDS encoding carboxymuconolactone decarboxylase family protein — MAESETYRRGSEIRRKLLGDDFVEQTNRTTYADPTMRKFIDLATETVFGMLWTRPGLDLKTRTLVCVVSDTAMGQHPELAIHVRMALRQGWTPEELTEVLLHMSGYVGVPAVREALLTAKKVFAEVKGA; from the coding sequence ATGGCTGAGAGCGAGACCTACCGGCGGGGCAGCGAGATCCGCCGTAAGCTGCTGGGCGACGACTTCGTCGAGCAGACGAACCGCACCACGTACGCCGATCCGACGATGCGCAAGTTCATCGATCTCGCCACCGAGACCGTCTTCGGCATGCTCTGGACGCGGCCGGGGCTGGATCTCAAGACCCGGACGCTCGTGTGCGTGGTGTCGGACACGGCCATGGGGCAGCACCCCGAGCTGGCCATCCACGTCCGCATGGCCCTGCGCCAGGGCTGGACCCCGGAGGAGCTGACCGAGGTTCTCCTCCACATGTCGGGGTACGTGGGCGTGCCGGCGGTCCGCGAGGCGCTCCTAACGGCCAAGAAGGTCTTCGCCGAGGTCAAGGGGGCGTAG